In Glycine max cultivar Williams 82 chromosome 4, Glycine_max_v4.0, whole genome shotgun sequence, the genomic stretch TCCAATCTTTACAAATACTGTTTTGAAACTATCAAGATGAATATTACTATAATTCATAGGAATCAGATTAGGGTGAGACCACTTAGATTATAAAGTTAAGGCTTAACTCTTGAATGGTTTAAAATGCCAAGTCAGGTTCAAAATAGATCGCTTATATATCAATtatgaaaacatgtttgattCTAGGCAAATTTCAATATATGACTTATCATGTTGCATTCTAACTTTCTCTTTTCAAATGTATAACCTCTAAAAATCCAAACATAAGTCTAACCTCACTTAAAACAGGTTATAATAAGAGTATAAGACATGTAATTCATACAATTGCAGATCCTTAATTTAGATCCGCGATCCGTGAACAATCCCAAGTAGTTTTCATCTCAAACATAACTTTTAAGCATAATTTATATCCTTGACATATCTAACTTCAATTTAATCACTTAACACTTAAATAAAACCATTTAGATCATCAAAGATTCACGAGTCAGATCTGAATAAAGAGAATTAAAGCATATACAGAATCAATCATTACGATACACATACATTCACACATATCAAGGTAATTAAGGTGTTCCTTAAGCAATTACACTAATTGCTTTAAGTTGGGGTTCGCCGATTCATGAGAGATTCACACTATCTCTTGATGACGTTAGGTACATATATAACTAAGCACAAAAACAATACACATGGCATTAGttaaagaaaatcccaaaacaCTAAACTATGAAAAGCATATCGACTCGTTGGCATCGAACCCCAAAAGAATTTAGAAGTAGAGAACCCCAAACTCTCTCCTAATGTCGATCTCTATGCTACCCCTCACTCCCCACTTACCTACGGATTGTAGGGATCCTTTTGATCTCCTTGCGCGTAGTGCCCTTCATCTTTCAAGTGGTTTAACTTTTCTCTCCGATTGATGCATATGACCTCCATGTTACTAGCTTGCGGGTttgagaagaaaataattaaagagcAAGTGGGTGGCTTTGTTGCTAACTGGTCTCGTTAGGTTGATTCAATCAAAGTTTTGGAGGATGAAAATAGAAGCAAAAAAAATGGCAGACAAATACCGTTTAGTCTGTTGGAGATATAAGgtggttttataaaaactaaaatgaatttaaacttgggttatataaatatatgcaaATAGACTAACAAGTATAATCAATAAAATAGAAGGGATATATGTTCAATGAATAAAGCTACgagaatagaaatttaaattggtATGAATAGCTATAGAAATTGACTTAGGAATTAAATCAAGGAAACATGTCATTTATATTGTTATAGCAACCTTGAAGACATTGAAATTTAGTTtgaaatgaatataaatataaatataattctttCAAATATTGAGATGGTACAAGGATttcaatttgatcattttaGGATAACCAACGGAATAAAAGTTGTGCTCTTAACTTAACCACTTTAGCTTTAGATGAGCATCAAATTATTTGGTCCTAAGGTAGATATTAGTGATTACTAAATCACTCATTTTGAGCATGTGCAACTAAGACCTTGACTACTCTGTGGTCATGTATCATGACTATCATCCtacattaataacaataataaaataaaacttctaattttattaaacttacgaaataaaaaaaaattaagcacatGCAATTATGAAACTGTACCATATATGAACTTATAAGCTAACTCCTAAAAAACAGGATGTTACATTGCTTCTTTGTTTTGGTTAACATTTTCACtataaacataaaaacaaatctATAAAATTAAGCATGACAATATGAGAATGgataaaaactgaaaatttcaaaacaataaaaagatttttaataACAATATGAGATAATGTCAACTCAGATATATAATAGATTAATTAAGCCTTACTTAtctcaaattttgaaaaactttcttGTAATTAACATTTGAAGTCGCATTGGATACTTTGTTGAATCCACgtctttggttttaattatgacaaaccaTTAGCAATGTAAATTGAAAGGAAGATGGAATTAGCATTCTGCTTAAGTGTTTCGGTGTTTATTACTTTAAGaagtagaaatattttttcattctaaGATACTCATAAAGGTTTAGAGAACAACTGACAAAGTTGAGAACTCATAAGAGTTATTGAAGCCCATCAGAATGATGGAGTGTGCTTTCCTTCTGAGTACTTAGTTCTTGGCAAGATACTAAACAACAAGGCTTTACATAGAAGATTCATCAGAGGCTACATGAAGAGCATCATCAATCAGAATGAAGCTATGTAGAGTCTACATCAAAATGATGAAGACTTTGACTTTGAGTTTCTAAACATTAGAATGATTCAAGAAGACTCAAAATGCATCActtgaacaaaatcaaaagactaaAGTCTGACAATTCGtcaatttccatatgttgccAATCACTGTAGGCACATCAAAAAGGAAGAACCAGCTGCATAAGAAGTGCTAGATTATTGAATGAAGTTGTCCATGAGAAACACTGATGACAAACATCAAAATGGAAGACTGAAGAATACTACTCAATCTGACCTTGGACATAATACTAACACACCAACAACATAACTTCTATTAAATTTGTCTGAAGTAATCAACTTTAGAATGCTTTGATGTTGTGAGAAGTGTTAAGAGTGTTGAAGCTGCACTACATCAAAATGAAATATCAATGTGAACTTCATCAAGGGAATTCATCAAAGTATGGATTCATTCTCAGCAAACATTAGAATGATTATTCTGATGGTTCTTCAAAATGTCCATTAGAAAGGATCTTCAAAATGAGAACCTCAGAATGGAACCTCATAATGGTTTTGTCTCCTATCACATCTTGACAGCTAGAAAGTGCCCCTACTTACTCCAAAAGCTTGTCAGGTATGTGGAGCCCACTCCAACGGTCTtcttcactactaaaaaatagcgCTTTAGCGACCGACAAACTCCGTCGCTAAATCATTAAATTCGGTCGCTATTAGTATTAGTAACCAAAATAGCGACCGAAGCCATTACGTTGCAAAAACCCAAGTCACTAAGTCTATTGTAATCGAATTTATTTTCGATTGCTATTTAGCGACCGAACTAGCGACgcactaaaataataattttggtcAATGTGTAGTTGGTTGCTATTTTGCTTGGGACCAGTTTTGTAACCGACATTGTCTATCGCTAATTCGGTCGCTAATatgtagttatattttaaatttaaaataaaatcgaaAAATATTCGGTCGCTATTTCAGTCGCtatcatataattaaacttaaatataaactaaattcAAAAGGAGTTCGGTCGCTATTTCGGTCACTGttgaataatcaattttaatatataattttttttaaaaaagccaTTCGGTCACGAATTCGGTGGCTGAATttgcaataaaatatatttcggTCGCTAATGAGGTCGctagtatataatttatttcataatttaatgGATATCGGTTACTAATTTGGTcgctatttaatattaattttttaatgcaaaattaTGTTGTATGTTTTGTTATTCCAGTTACGTTTTGACCTACTTAATAATTATCAACtataaacataaattttaattaaattgtataatcaaaattataaataaaattagacattcataaagagtaaatatatatcTTATAACAAAGTTCTATTTTAAAGATTCATAAAGTGCAAATTCAaagttttcaaagtttaatCAAATGCAACGTAAAAGTTAATAAAGTTCAAATTCATAACTAACGTGGCCTAATCAAAGTAAAGTAAACAATAACTAGAGTCAATGATCATTTTCCATGTCATGAGGATGATCAACCTGAGCATCATTAACATGGTGATCTGTTCCATCTGCTATGGTAGGTGATAGACTAGGAGCAGGTATGATAGgctgaatatgcaagtgttgtaGTATACGTTGCATTTGCTcattttgttgttgcatctaTTGTCGCATCTCCTGACTTTGGTGATCATGATTCTCCATCATCTGCAACATCTTTTCCTCAAGTATCTTCTCCTTATttgcctttgccaaaagctcAGCATTCCATTTATTAATTGTCTCACACATTTCCTCTATTTGATCTTCCACAGGAGTAATAGAAGTTGATGGAGCTGATTTTGAGCAACTAAACCTTTTGCTCAAAGTACCTAGGCCGTACATGTTCCCCTTGTAATTTGGACCTCCAAcaacattcaaatatatttcattatcatTAACAGAAGTAGCAGTGTTAGGGGAATCCTGTGTAGATGTGCCTTCCTCTGTCAAACGTTGTAAGATTTCATCTCGACGATGTTGATATTTCTCCTTCAATATAAAGTAAGGTATGAAgataaattgttaaatatataGACATATAAGGATTAATATTCAAGAAAACCATCActaatacaagaaaaaaatttgacTTTAATCTACTATAGTAGGCTTCAAAGTTTATACTAGCCAATCACAAACATTTAACACTAACTAAAAAAAAGCAAATCAAGATGTGTAAATAGGTTCAAGAGATATTCATCAAAGGTAAGATTTCATTTATAATACCAGGcactatatatcaaataaaGTGATAGGATTAGAAGAAACAACTTACAGCAAATTCGCGGGACTTGTCATTGACCCATTCTCCCGACTTCAATTTCTTAGTTTTCTCCATCACCTCCCAAGCAGTTGGTGGTCTTTGAAACTCCTTTGACTagataaatttaagaaattaaaattgtaaaacatttaattaatttcattgaattgaaaatcaatgaggtatacatacatacatgcatgcatgcatgcatacatacatacatacatacatacatacatatgaaGTAAAATTACCAGCTTTTCAAAGTGAGCTGCAGTAGATATGGAACCACCACAGTATGCTGAGGCTCCTCTATCAACAGATCGATTCGCCTTGGCAGTGGAGCTCTTGTTTAGGAAATTTGTAGAACCCCAATGTTCGTCCAAGGCTGCTCGAACATTAGTTGTTATCCACTTTCCTTTATCTTGACCATTTCTAATCTTGTTCATTGCACTTTTTAAAATACGTGAACCTTTTGTCTCAAAAATAGCTCTAATGGCTCGCTCTTCTTGTGGGTGCCACCTATACTCTTTCTGCATAAAATATGAAACAAGAACTAAATTAGAAATCATAcaagaaacaataaattttaaattacaccATAATTCAAGTTACCTTAAACTCTCCAAACCACCTATCACGAAGGTCAACTGACACCTTCAACCAACTTGGAGTTGGTTCATCAAATTTTGCCCTAATGatatttgatatgatattaGAACACCCATATGTTGGTTGAAACCTATGTACAAAGACATTGTCAATAccatatttaaaaaacattttaagaaaattattagttaaataaaatgcACTTACTCTTCTTTATATGCACGAATGAAAGGcctttcatcaacaatatgttcACAATTTGGATCTGTTGGGTACTCAGGTGTAACAGAATCATCTGGTGTTGAAGGTGAAGCATCTCTAACAGGGGTAGTGGGAATTGACTCCCTTACAAAGGTAGGATTTGGTTGGTCTTGAGCTGTAGGAAGTGTGTTTGGAGTCTGTGTGATCAAGGccatacccaaatcaaataaacattaacatgcagtaactaggaagtgatcctaggtcgtttcccaacgagctatgataaaccaaatgttcataatatacttgcagtaacagtaacaatgggggggttgtttgttgtgtgaattaaagaacaagcaaactggaatatgaaattaataatagtaaaaacgtgttatttcctctgattcagaagccattctcttgtcctaggttatgaagaattcgtccctaacaattaaccacttaatccaaccctattttaatttactaagcgaaaatcaatttagggctgtcaatatgtgattaagtaacacatacaccaattaaccccttgttcattaagcacgaaCGCAATTTAAGCACAGaagcaattaatcgaacacgaagcgtgcacataTTAACAGAATtcatgtgggttaattggtgaagggaaaactgccaggaagctacattataaacagaacctcgaagagagttaagcttcgccctcagaaggaaacaacaccaaaaatttagccttccataatttcaaccaaaaacataaaatgcaaTTGAAACTAAagacagaaacataaatgaaactgGAAATAGAAATGAGAATGAAACTAAAGcagaacgtaaatgaaactaaatgcagaagaagaaataaaaatgaaattgcaattagAAGTAGAGAATCGAAAagtgcattacgtgaacagtaacaATAAGCtcaaaaacgtaaaaccctaaaccctatgcTCTAAATAATACCCTAACAGAATAGCCtttacacgaatcccaaggctactatttataagggtcactcaaagtcattgggccctattacattattctggcccaaaacgaaataaacactgaacaacataaaataaaattgcaatctcctaattaaaaattaactaaggtaaatgTTGCTTTATTTGTCCTCTTTAAGTCCAcgaccaaaatccggattaagcccaatgcttcattaattcctgaaattagattcaaaacatcaaattagcttaatgAGCCCAAGTAATAAAActgtctaattaatttgacaattaagactaatcaataattaaaatggtgcaaaaagggttaagaaataggagaaaataatggcacatcattGTGCAACAACATGAATCACCAACTCTGAGGTTGATATGTGAATGGATGAGGGGGAAGGGTTGGTGGTAATTGGATCTCTCAAACTGTGGGTACCACGTCTTGTACCACGATTAAATGTTCTACGACCACCACCTCTACCTCTGTCTGCCATCTACATGTTtgatttacacacacacacacacacacagatatatatatatatatatatatatatatatatatatatatatatatatatatatatatatatatatatatatctgtttaagaacaaataaataaaaaatgaagtatcACAAGCAATACACTTTAGTAAACAAATAAATCCAACTTGTTAATGAAAACTCATAGAAACATGTTTTCTACACCAAAATATGTCACTTATCTTCTCTTTCATATTCGCTACAAGAGTAAAAGTAATAATTATCACAAACCACAGTCATACAAATGTAAaactacacacacacacactgaaCATAAGGCATGCAATATATTtaagaacaataaataaaaagtgaagtGCCACAAGCAATACACTTTAGTAAACAAATAAATCCAACTTGTTAATGAAAGCTCACATAAAAATGTTTTCTACACCAAAATATGTCACTTATCTTCTCTTTCATATTCACTACAAgagtaaaaaatatgaaatcaacTTTAATCTATAAATTACCTAAGAAGTATCTGTATCATCAAAATCActctcaatgtcattctcactTAACATGCATTCATCCTCGTCTGGTTCAATCAAGTCTAGTTGTTTGAGTAAGTCTACATCTATCTCTTCTCCACCTCCATCAACATCCGCAAGAGATTCATTAATGACATCAGGGTCAAGTTCCAACACTTCTTGAAGCCCTACAAGCTCATCATCTTGGTATGGAGCCTCTTGTTCAATTTCACTTACTATATTGTCAGTGATTCTGCTGTGAGCTTTTGTCTTCATTATGGCTAACCATCCTCGATGTCCCTCAGGATATGTTGTGTAATAAACTTGTTCTGCTTGTTGTGCAAATATGAATGGGTCATATGCTTtagtatatcttttttattgtcTTACTTCAACAATGTCATACTTTTTATCTACTCGTGTCCCTATATAAGGAGTATTATCTAACCAATCACACTTGAATAGAACTAACTTCATCAATGGGATGCCAGTATACTCCAATTGAATAATATCATACAACATTCcataaaaatcatattctaGTTGGTCATCAGTTCCCCGTACGTGAACACCATAATTAGAAGAATTCATGCCTTCATTCCAACTAACTGTTTCAAATTTGTATCCATTTATAATGTAGATAGGCCATGATTCAACTTTTCTCTTAGGTCCCCATGCCAAATTAACcaatattgaatcttgaatattattttctagATTTAGaacctaaaaaatttaaaaattaataccaTATATAACACCATATCATTATGGAAGAAAtgttatttcaataatatataagGTGTTAACCTACATATTGCTTGAACCATGCAGGAAAGTTGGATGAAATGTCTTGGTTAAGTTGAGCATCTGAAGTAGTGGGATTCAACTCCCTTAAAAAATTCTCATAAATACtggaaaagagaaaacaaattagTCAACGTAAAAAACATAacatcatttaaaatattaattagagttataaaagtattaaaatcatCATACTCTAAATATGGCTCAATTCTGGACAATTTTGAAGAACGTACAAGTGAGCAACATGAACATCAACTTGGtccaaaaaatatgtttgggATTTATCACTCGCTCTTCCTGGataattgaaaattgatataGGAGGAGAAGATGAAGAACCTTCATCTACATCAACATTTCGAGGCATCCTAGTCCTTCTTGTTGCAATTTGATCAGGATAGTAAAACGAGGCAAAGGTAGATGTCTCCTCCACTAAGTACGCTTCACAAATCGATCCCTCAACTCTAGCTTTATTCTTGACTTTATTTTTGAGGGAGTgtaaaaacctaaaattaatatgaataattatttttttttaaatgactatATGTATATAATACAATGGTGTATAAATGATTACTCATTTTATACCTCTCAAAAGGATACATCCAATGATATTGGACTGGACCACCAAGTCTTGCCTCATAAGGTAAATGAACTGGAAGATGCTCCATTGAATCAAAGAAGCTTGGAGGGAATATTTGTTCTAACTTACACAACAACACATGTATGTTATTTTCCATAATTCTTAGTTGCTCAACATTTAAAGTTGTCGAAGTTAGTTCTCTAAAAAAttggctaagttcaacaagtgGCTTCCAAATAGATTTTGGTAATGAGTCAAATGCAATTGGAAGCAACCGTTGCATGAAAACATGACAATCATGACTTTTCATTCCATGAATTTTTCCCTTGTTAAGATCCACACATCGACCTAAATTGGAGGCATAGCCATCTGGTAACTTTAGTTCTTTGACCTATTTAAGAACAGCGAGTCTCTGGGATTTGGTCATTGCATAAGCTGCCTTTGGTTTAAAGAACTTTCCACGACCAACATCTACCAGCTCAAGCTCCTTCCGATTACATATTTCTGCTAAATCCATTCGAGCATTGTGTGTATCCTTGCTTTTGCCATTGATGTCCATCACAATGTTAAAGACATTCATAAACACATTTCTTTCTGTGTGCATGACATCAATGTTATGACGCAGAAGCTAGGTTTTCCAATATGGTAACAACCAAAATATACTTTGTTTTTCCAATTATGTTCAACATCATAACTAGgaaaatctttttcttcttgcgaCTCAAGGCAGAGCGATAAATGTGCAACTCTATTCCAAACATCAAGACTAGACAAACGTGGAGGAGGGGGTGAGGTCTCAACGCGACCCTTCTTGAATGACTTTTTATTCCTCCTATATGCATGATTAAGCGGAAGAAATTGGCGATGACAATCAAAATAACAAACCTTGTGAAAATTTAAAGTTGTGAATGCCTTTGATCGTTCCATACATATGGGACAACCAAGTCTACCAGCAGTTGTCCAACCTGACAACATCCCATAAGCTGGGAAGTCATTGATTTTCCACATCAAAGTAGCCTTCATCAAAAAATTTTGCTTCAATGACACATCAAAAGTTGGTATGCCATCATTCCATAAGGTGCATAAGTCATCTATGAGTGGTTGCAAGTACACATCAATCTTGTGCCTTGGATCTGATGGACCTGGAATTAAGacagttaaaaacataaattctcTCTTCATGCACCTACCAGGAGGAAGATTGTATGGAGTTAAGATAATCGGCCAACAAGAGTAAGTCTTCCCAAATTGACCAAAAGGACTAAATCCATCTAAACATAATCCCAATCTGACATTCCTAGGGTCCTGACTAAATTCTGGATGCATTCTATCAAAATGTTTCCACGCTTCACCATCAGATGGATGACACATGACATTCGGGTCCCTCTGATTTTCACTATGCCATCTCATGTGAGATGCAGTGGCCATTAAAGAGTACAATCTTTTTAGTCTTGGAATGAGTGGAAAGTGCcacatttttttaacagaaaactTCTTTTCAATCCCTCTCCTATTAACCGTCAAATACCGATCACTTTTACAAA encodes the following:
- the LOC102668065 gene encoding uncharacterized protein; translated protein: MADRGRGGGRRTFNRGTRRGTHSLRDPITTNPSPSSIHISTSELTPNTLPTAQDQPNPTFVRESIPTTPVRDASPSTPDDSVTPEYPTDPNCEHIVDERPFIRAYKEEFQPTYGCSNIISNIIRAKFDEPTPSWLKVSVDLRDRWFGEFKKEYRWHPQEERAIRAIFETKGSRILKSAMNKIRNGQDKGKWITTNVRAALDEHWGSTNFLNKSSTAKANRSVDRGASAYCGGSISTAAHFEKLSKEFQRPPTAWEVMEKTKKLKSGEWVNDKSREFAEKYQHRRDEILQRLTEEGTSTQDSPNTATSVNDNEIYLNVVGGPNYKGNMYGLGTLSKRFSCSKSAPSTSITPVEDQIEEMCETINKWNAELLAKANKEKILEEKMLQMMENHDHQSQEMRQ